The Carnobacterium mobile DSM 4848 genome includes a window with the following:
- a CDS encoding D-2-hydroxyacid dehydrogenase, with amino-acid sequence MNLIMFGTREDEKDAAMVWSKKSGVNVETTTDILTMDTLEKVRGNDGVLIQQTGKLDEELYPALAEMGIKQLATRSAGYDMFDLKAAQENGLTITNVPAYSPNAIAEFAVTASLNMIRHLDLIKKNVENHNFSWNKAILSREVRSMKIGIVGTGRIGRITGELFAGFGAEIIGFDLYQNDEARKFLTYKDTLEELVQEADLISIHMPATEDNYHLFNKELFAQMKDGAYLINTARGTIVDTEDLLEALENGKLAGAVLDTYEYEHPFVNKDLKGAEIDDDIFNALMARDDIFYTPHIAFYTETAVENLVEGSLNATYDIVTTGKSDFQVQ; translated from the coding sequence ATGAACTTAATTATGTTTGGAACTCGTGAAGATGAAAAAGACGCAGCAATGGTCTGGAGCAAAAAATCTGGTGTGAATGTTGAAACCACAACTGATATTTTAACAATGGATACACTGGAAAAAGTACGAGGCAATGACGGCGTTTTGATCCAACAAACAGGAAAATTAGATGAAGAATTGTATCCTGCTTTAGCTGAGATGGGTATCAAACAATTGGCTACTCGTTCTGCCGGTTACGATATGTTTGATTTAAAAGCAGCACAAGAAAATGGATTGACGATTACAAATGTTCCAGCCTATTCACCTAATGCTATTGCCGAATTTGCAGTAACAGCTTCATTAAATATGATTCGCCATCTAGATTTGATTAAAAAAAATGTAGAAAACCACAACTTCAGCTGGAATAAAGCCATTTTAAGCAGAGAAGTTCGGTCAATGAAAATCGGGATCGTTGGAACTGGCCGGATTGGACGTATTACCGGTGAATTATTTGCCGGATTCGGTGCAGAAATTATAGGATTTGATTTGTATCAAAATGATGAAGCACGTAAATTTTTAACCTATAAAGATACGCTTGAAGAGTTAGTACAAGAAGCCGATTTGATTTCTATCCATATGCCGGCAACAGAAGACAACTACCATTTATTCAATAAAGAATTGTTTGCACAAATGAAAGACGGCGCTTATTTGATCAATACAGCAAGAGGAACGATCGTGGATACAGAAGATTTACTTGAAGCTTTGGAAAACGGAAAATTAGCTGGAGCAGTTTTAGATACTTATGAATACGAGCATCCATTTGTTAACAAAGACTTAAAAGGTGCTGAAATCGATGATGACATTTTCAATGCATTGATGGCCAGAGATGATATTTTCTATACTCCGCATATTGCATTCTATACAGAAACGGCTGTTGAGAATTTAGTAGAAGGTTCATTAAATGCAACGTATGATATCGTGACAACAGGAAAAAGTGATTTCCAAGTACAGTAA
- a CDS encoding efflux RND transporter periplasmic adaptor subunit, whose amino-acid sequence MKKKLWIGLGVLLVVVIGGVAAKSLFFSNEEVTEEAADPYGIDYFVVPGMDQVFVNGTVKPEQSQEFRKEESLGTMGDLQVENGETVEKGTLLYTYENTEVSAQLNDFKNQAARMETQRSNAVYKRDLAIQNWQKLPEEERTQTLEELKIDMSTADLDAEVTELYNNIESLKEQRFKDIVAPFSGKVYIPEVKDAESPILKLISDSFYVAGTVNEKDVGKLAAKQTADIKVISNNHTVTGKVNFIDLNPAEAGDGMENYGGQESMMSSYPVKLSLDTLEGIRNGYHVQAIINIGEATVNIPTIAIHQEDDQSYVLVNDFGTVVRRVIQLGEEEGENTVVTSGLEAEDQIIVSSQVEIEEGQLLSESLEQEAMDSITIEE is encoded by the coding sequence ATGAAAAAGAAACTATGGATTGGTTTGGGTGTTTTATTAGTAGTAGTCATTGGCGGAGTCGCTGCCAAGTCGTTATTTTTTTCAAATGAAGAAGTGACAGAGGAAGCAGCAGATCCTTATGGAATCGACTATTTTGTTGTACCGGGAATGGATCAAGTCTTTGTTAATGGAACGGTGAAACCGGAGCAATCACAGGAATTTCGTAAAGAAGAATCTCTTGGTACGATGGGAGACTTGCAAGTCGAGAATGGTGAAACCGTTGAGAAAGGAACCCTTTTATATACTTATGAAAATACAGAAGTTTCCGCTCAGCTGAATGATTTTAAAAATCAAGCAGCCAGAATGGAGACACAGCGCTCGAATGCCGTTTATAAACGTGACTTAGCCATTCAAAATTGGCAGAAACTGCCAGAAGAAGAACGTACTCAAACATTGGAAGAATTAAAAATAGATATGAGTACAGCTGATTTGGATGCAGAAGTCACGGAATTATATAATAATATTGAGTCGCTAAAAGAACAGCGCTTCAAGGATATCGTTGCGCCATTTAGCGGAAAAGTATACATACCGGAAGTTAAAGATGCGGAATCGCCTATTTTAAAATTAATCTCAGATAGTTTTTATGTAGCAGGAACCGTTAATGAAAAAGATGTCGGGAAATTAGCAGCCAAGCAAACGGCAGATATCAAAGTCATTTCCAATAACCATACCGTGACGGGTAAAGTTAATTTTATTGATTTGAATCCAGCAGAAGCTGGAGATGGTATGGAAAACTATGGCGGTCAAGAATCAATGATGTCAAGCTATCCAGTAAAACTGTCATTGGATACATTAGAAGGCATTCGAAACGGCTACCACGTTCAAGCAATCATAAACATTGGTGAAGCGACTGTTAATATTCCAACGATAGCGATTCATCAAGAAGACGACCAATCATATGTTTTGGTCAATGATTTTGGAACAGTGGTTAGACGTGTGATTCAATTAGGGGAAGAAGAAGGCGAAAATACAGTTGTTACAAGTGGTTTGGAAGCTGAAGACCAAATCATTGTTTCGTCTCAAGTTGAAATTGAAGAAGGTCAATTGTTATCTGAATCGCTGGAACAAGAAGCGATGGATTCAATCACTATAGAAGAGTAG
- a CDS encoding ABC transporter ATP-binding protein, producing MKSAQAPQPLIVLKEINKSFKQGKQESHILKGLDLTINEGDFVMIMGKSGSGKTTLMNIIGFLDRISTGTYLFRGEDVSLLNENQKSEYRNAFFGFVFQQFFLIDSLNVQQNVELPMVYKGMNNSKEKKEKAQHFLDLVGIGDKLKMKTSELSGGQQQRVAIARALINDPLLIMADEPTGALDSETGKTIMETLKKLNQEGKTIVMVTHDEDMTAYATRVIRMKDGAFEEEVTTV from the coding sequence ATGAAATCAGCACAAGCACCTCAACCCTTGATTGTTTTAAAGGAAATCAATAAGTCCTTTAAACAAGGAAAACAAGAATCACATATCCTAAAAGGCTTGGATTTGACAATTAATGAAGGCGATTTTGTCATGATCATGGGGAAATCCGGCAGCGGAAAAACAACATTGATGAATATCATTGGTTTCTTAGATCGAATCAGTACGGGAACTTATTTATTCCGAGGAGAAGATGTCTCGTTATTGAACGAAAACCAAAAATCAGAGTACCGCAATGCATTTTTTGGCTTTGTTTTCCAGCAATTCTTTTTGATCGATTCCTTAAATGTGCAACAAAATGTTGAATTGCCGATGGTATATAAAGGGATGAACAATTCAAAAGAAAAAAAAGAAAAAGCCCAACATTTTCTGGATCTAGTCGGGATTGGAGACAAACTGAAAATGAAAACCTCTGAACTGTCAGGTGGTCAACAACAGCGTGTCGCGATTGCACGTGCATTGATCAATGATCCGCTATTGATTATGGCTGATGAACCAACGGGTGCGTTGGATAGTGAAACCGGGAAAACCATTATGGAAACATTGAAAAAATTGAATCAAGAAGGCAAAACCATTGTGATGGTCACTCATGATGAAGATATGACCGCTTATGCTACACGTGTTATTCGAATGAAAGATGGAGCTTTTGAAGAAGAGGTGACAACAGTATGA
- a CDS encoding ABC transporter permease, translating to MIRNILISTFLSLKAHKFRVFLTMLGIIIGIASVVTIAALGEGIRQQTVELADSTNANVIQINYTMPMTDETAIYEDSSFVFSRVDMKRIQKIAGVASVLPDYGEGLGMGGSTEEMISAEFEYFGQQSSLQLTPYSQDQTLLYGRNVTTADANQNVIVLSHEVFDYGMMIDDPEEMIGQAISINGYMYQVIGIKQPYDYESISLGGDDYMTAMTSDVPRASYNELTKFKPINALKIKMETTADRYAVTEAVIQSLTESYPDEEGIFEEDRSNEEMQQEMESYMSGIVSFLMAITAISLLVGGIGVMNIMYVSVTERKREIGIRRAIGAKPRNILFQFILEAAFITFIGGILGLVSGYGIAVLIGNFMELKPVLTMQTILLSTSVSVLTGLFFGIMPAINAAKMDPIKAIYR from the coding sequence ATGATCCGCAATATTTTGATTAGTACATTTTTGAGTTTGAAAGCTCATAAGTTCCGTGTCTTTTTAACGATGTTGGGCATTATTATTGGGATAGCTTCAGTGGTAACCATTGCTGCTTTAGGCGAAGGAATCCGACAACAAACAGTAGAGTTAGCCGATTCCACTAATGCGAATGTCATCCAAATCAATTACACCATGCCGATGACAGACGAAACAGCTATTTATGAAGATTCAAGTTTTGTATTTTCACGAGTCGATATGAAGCGAATTCAAAAAATAGCAGGAGTCGCTTCTGTTTTACCTGATTATGGAGAAGGATTGGGAATGGGCGGTAGCACAGAAGAAATGATCAGTGCAGAATTTGAATATTTTGGGCAGCAATCTTCTCTTCAGTTGACGCCTTACAGCCAAGACCAAACGCTTTTATACGGACGCAATGTTACAACGGCAGACGCTAATCAGAACGTCATTGTTTTATCGCATGAGGTCTTTGACTATGGCATGATGATAGACGATCCGGAAGAGATGATTGGTCAAGCTATTTCAATTAACGGCTATATGTACCAAGTGATTGGGATCAAACAACCGTATGATTATGAGAGCATTTCATTAGGCGGCGATGATTATATGACAGCGATGACTTCCGATGTACCAAGAGCCTCTTATAATGAGCTGACCAAATTCAAACCGATTAATGCATTAAAAATTAAAATGGAGACTACGGCTGATCGGTACGCTGTTACTGAAGCAGTCATTCAATCATTAACTGAAAGTTATCCTGATGAAGAAGGGATTTTTGAAGAAGACCGTTCAAATGAAGAAATGCAGCAAGAGATGGAAAGTTACATGTCTGGAATTGTGAGCTTTTTAATGGCTATCACGGCTATTTCTCTGCTAGTTGGCGGGATCGGTGTGATGAACATCATGTATGTATCCGTTACTGAACGTAAGAGAGAAATCGGGATCCGACGTGCAATTGGAGCTAAGCCGCGGAATATTCTGTTCCAATTTATTCTAGAAGCAGCTTTTATTACGTTTATTGGGGGGATATTAGGATTGGTATCGGGTTATGGAATTGCTGTGTTGATCGGTAATTTTATGGAACTGAAACCTGTTTTGACGATGCAGACGATTTTGTTATCTACTTCTGTTTCTGTTTTGACTGGATTGTTTTTCGGCATTATGCCGGCTATCAATGCAGCTAAAATGGACCCCATCAAAGCCATTTATCGATAA